One Microvirga thermotolerans DNA window includes the following coding sequences:
- a CDS encoding Gfo/Idh/MocA family protein, producing MTGQVIRKEAQTASATRPRIGFLGVGWIGRHRMKAILDTGAADVAAIADPSAEMVAEARMLAPEAERAGTIEDLLGMDLDGIVIATPSAMHAEQSIRALEKGVAVFCQKPLGRNEAEVRSVVEAARAADRLLGVDLSYRFTDAMRRIREVVGSCELGRIYAADLVFHNAYGPDKAWFYDPALAGGGCVMDLGVHLVDLALWTLGFPQVTGVTSRLFAGGEPLRDASAQVEDYAIATIGLEGGAVLQLACSWKLQAGCDAMISAAFYGTQGGVAMRNVNGSFYDFTAERYRGTAREVLATPPDAWGGRAAADWALRLASGERFDPEAERFLDVARVLDRIYGR from the coding sequence ATGACAGGACAGGTCATTCGCAAAGAGGCACAGACGGCATCCGCCACGCGACCGCGCATTGGCTTCCTGGGTGTGGGCTGGATCGGTCGTCACCGCATGAAGGCCATCCTCGATACGGGCGCCGCCGATGTGGCTGCGATAGCGGACCCTTCTGCGGAGATGGTGGCAGAGGCCAGGATGCTCGCCCCGGAGGCCGAACGGGCAGGCACGATCGAGGATCTGCTTGGAATGGATCTCGACGGCATCGTCATCGCGACGCCGAGCGCCATGCATGCGGAGCAGTCCATTCGCGCCTTGGAAAAGGGCGTCGCCGTTTTCTGCCAGAAGCCCCTTGGGCGCAACGAGGCAGAGGTTCGGTCGGTCGTCGAAGCGGCACGCGCTGCGGATCGGCTTCTCGGCGTCGATCTCTCGTATCGCTTCACGGATGCCATGCGCCGGATCCGCGAGGTCGTCGGGTCGTGCGAGCTTGGACGCATCTATGCGGCGGACCTCGTGTTTCACAACGCCTACGGACCGGACAAGGCCTGGTTCTACGACCCTGCTCTCGCCGGAGGCGGCTGCGTCATGGATCTCGGAGTCCACCTGGTCGACCTTGCCCTATGGACTCTCGGCTTTCCCCAAGTCACTGGCGTGACGAGCAGGCTTTTCGCGGGCGGCGAACCCTTGAGAGACGCGTCAGCACAGGTCGAGGACTACGCCATCGCAACCATCGGCCTCGAAGGCGGTGCCGTCCTCCAGCTGGCCTGCTCCTGGAAACTGCAGGCGGGATGCGATGCCATGATCTCGGCAGCGTTCTATGGAACGCAGGGCGGTGTCGCCATGCGCAATGTGAACGGTTCATTCTACGATTTCACGGCGGAGCGCTATCGCGGCACGGCACGGGAGGTTCTTGCGACGCCTCCTGACGCGTGGGGAGGACGCGCCGCAGCCGATTGGGCCTTGCGCCTGGCATCGGGCGAGCGCTTCGACCCCGAGGCGGAGCGCTTCCTGGATGTCGCGCGGGTTCTGGACCGAATCTACGGCCGCTAA
- a CDS encoding MDR/zinc-dependent alcohol dehydrogenase-like family protein has translation MKAARLVGPGRMEVVETAIPEPGEGQVRIRLEGCGVCASNLTPWSGPEWMRFPTDPGDLGHEAWGVVDALGEGVRTVRVGDPVAVLSYKAYAEYDLADASAVVVLPEALAGRPFPGEPLGCAMNIFRRSDIRPGQTVAIVGIGFLGAILTRLASQAGARVIAISRRPFSLDVARAMGAAETIPMENHADIIERVRDLTGGMFCDRIIEAVGKQWPLDLAAELTRERGKLIVAGYHQDGPRQVNMWLWNWRGIDVINAHERDPKVYVQGIREAVDAVASGCLDPTPLYTHTYPLERLGDALNDTRDRPDGFLKALVRLS, from the coding sequence ATGAAGGCGGCGAGGCTGGTCGGGCCGGGAAGGATGGAAGTCGTCGAAACCGCGATCCCGGAGCCTGGAGAGGGGCAGGTCCGCATCCGGTTGGAAGGTTGCGGCGTCTGCGCCTCCAACCTGACGCCATGGTCCGGCCCGGAATGGATGCGCTTTCCGACGGATCCCGGCGATCTCGGGCACGAGGCATGGGGCGTCGTCGATGCACTCGGTGAGGGCGTCCGGACTGTCCGTGTGGGCGATCCGGTGGCCGTTCTGTCGTACAAGGCCTATGCCGAGTACGATCTTGCCGATGCGAGCGCCGTGGTCGTCCTGCCTGAAGCGCTGGCGGGCCGACCGTTTCCCGGCGAGCCGCTGGGCTGCGCCATGAACATCTTCCGGCGTAGCGACATCCGTCCCGGGCAGACCGTTGCGATCGTCGGCATCGGCTTCCTGGGAGCTATTCTGACGCGGCTTGCCTCGCAGGCCGGTGCGCGCGTCATCGCCATATCCCGGCGTCCGTTCTCCCTCGACGTCGCGCGCGCCATGGGGGCGGCCGAGACCATTCCGATGGAGAACCACGCAGACATCATCGAAAGGGTGCGGGACCTCACCGGCGGCATGTTCTGCGACCGGATCATCGAGGCCGTCGGCAAGCAGTGGCCCCTCGATCTGGCGGCCGAACTGACCCGGGAACGCGGAAAGCTCATCGTCGCGGGCTACCACCAGGACGGGCCGCGGCAGGTCAACATGTGGCTCTGGAACTGGCGGGGGATCGACGTGATCAATGCGCATGAGCGTGATCCGAAGGTTTACGTCCAAGGGATCCGGGAGGCGGTGGACGCCGTCGCCTCCGGCTGCCTCGATCCGACGCCCCTCTATACGCACACCTATCCTCTTGAGCGGCTCGGCGATGCGCTGAACGACACACGCGACAGGCCGGATGGATTCCTCAAGGCGCTGGTGAGGCTCTCATGA